The sequence AATGTTCGATCTTGCCCTTGATCTTCCCCTAACCACTTCTAGCTAGGACTCCTTAGAAAACCCTCACTTCTTATGACACGTCTTAGTTGAGCGGTGTCTTGTAGGATAAGCAACAGAGCCCCTCCTTTCTGTAAACTTATTTGCATCTTTAGCTTCTATCAATTCCAAGCGCATAACTTCCATCTGCGAAGCATGATCAGCATAGAGGATATTCATCGACTCTTGAACGAAACCAATATTATAAATCAATTGTTTTGTGAGATTATCCATAAAGTAGCGTTGTTCTAGATCCATTGATCCTAAACAAGCCTTAATCCATTGGTCTAAACCTGGTGTAACAAACATATACGGAATTGATTGATTACTATAATCAATCAGGCCACGATTATGTGTGGCTAAAGTGCTAAGAACATCCTCGATTCTTTGATTAACTGGGCTTGAGAATGAACCACCGGTGGAATAATCTGCAGGAGAAGAGGCTCAATTATGGGATGAACCACTAAAGAATGAACATAAACCATATTTTCACAAAGTTTGATCCACGCTCACTTCATCAAATGATATCGGAATATCAGAATCTTCCTTGTAAACTGCTTCCGGTGACCGAAGAACACAACACGCAATCAGACAGGGGCCGGAGTGCGGCAaaccctctctgatgtttaAGTCAATGAGGTATCTAGAAAGAATACTAACTTGAAAGTAATTTAATAAGAGAGAACTGAGTATTTAGTCACATACTTGTGTCTCTAACTTCTGagctatttataggcaaatgtTACTTATAAGTGGGCTTATGTTATGTACACGTGCCAGGTCCTCATTGGCTTCAGACCATGTTATTCCGTTCCAAAATATATGTGAGCTTGGGGAGCATGCTTTTGGAGTCCAACCTTCTCATTAGTCCATGTGTCTCTTTTAGACAGCTCCCGAAGAGAAGTCAATTAACCGAAGGTTAGTGTTATGACTGAAGTTAGGTTCACTCTTGGGCCTTAATTGGGCTAGGCCCAAGTTCTTGCCTCAGAATGAGACCAAAGCCCTTTGACTTATGACCCTAATCAAATGATACTGTATCAGTACTTACAACGTACAAAAAGGAGGATTGGTCTGCTAGGTGCTGTTAGGGCGATAATTATAAGTAGTATTAAATGAACGTTCATTTGCTACATattgaggaaaaaaaaataaaaacgaatgtttggtaaaattaatATGTGTAGGCAGACAGACTATAAAATCTTACAACCTGTTGAATTGCAAAATGTGAGGGATATGATGGCCAACATGTTAGTTGGATTGAATGAAGAGCATCGTATGGAAAATACATATCAACCATAACCTGCTCCACCTTCATTGTCAATTCTGCGTATAGTTAAGCCGAAAGTTAAAACAAGAAGGAGGCGACGAAATTTATTGTCACGACGTGAGAAATTACCATGCCCTCTGACACTAGTAGGCATTCAGGAAATACCTACTTAAAGGATTTATCATCTTTATTCCTAGACTTTGGAGGAGGCAATTCCCCAACCTACATGGGATAAAGTTCCATCACAAGTACCACAAGTCCTTCCACAACCCACAGTCGAGTCAGGTCCACTAATTTGTGTGGTTGGGACTCAACTGTTAAGTATGTTACATTTCGACTCGTTGAATATTTTTTCACTGTTGATTGAATGTCCTCTTTCCCAACAAAAACTAATCCTTTTCTCAACTTTGATACTCCATCCCATACGCAAATCTCTTCAGATTCATTTGAAGCCCCATATGCATGATCTACTTCTATCATTGAATTGAATATGGAGGAGTTGGAAATTTAAAGGATGATAAAGGAGCAACCATCAGGATACCATAGAATTCAGGCACATGAGCTAGAGCTGCATTCAAATCCATCATCTATAAAGTTATAACAGGCATGGTAGGTATTTTGCTCGTATCATATCATACCATTCCTTCTTCATTATCCACAATgacattttcctctaccttttcATCTTGATCGTCATATTCTTCATAATCAAAATCCTCCTCTACATCTAATTTGGCATCACTCTCGCTTTCAACTATATCCAAGGGCGGAGCTAGGGGTgtaggggagggtctcccgaccctccggAACACCCTTGACGAACAGTGGTTCAGTCCCGAGCAGcccccaaaatagttaaaattagtacttataatgtagaatgtgattatatgacataaaactaagtttgcatagttggttgtAGTGATAATTAAAGGAATCTCTACAtcactttttatctcattttaattttttcccttaaacATCATGctcctttaaaaatatcaatattaagtatcatttttaatcattattaacctcattctcctttattatttttaattgtatttttttagttacaaaattcatgaccgagaagacaatttgatgaataatttctccaattgaccaaacttgtcaatgttagggataaaattgctcttggctgccaatgttaagggtaaaattgcactattttatacgttacggataaaattgttcttaggtGTAAACATTAGAATATTTTTGCACtatccttactttatattgaatctcagttattttgtaccttaatgtttccaattatgatcaaatttacccttatattatcaaaaatttggaaattttgatttgactactatgaatcaaagccttaagtagttattaagaaaaaaaaatcttcatgcaATGGATCCCCTCCGGACTTTGAGCTCTTGCTCCACCACTGACTATATCATCAACACCATATTCAATTACCGGACTGGGTTCAACATCATTTCTGATTGGGCTACTAATCCTTGTTGTATAATCGCTAGTTCCTACTTCGGACGTAAAGATCAACATATTGTTACTTTGGATATCGACAACTCCTCCATCATGTCGATTTATTCGAACATCATAATTAGGGAATGTAGTCATGTCGAATTGTTAATCAACATTAGTATGATGGGCCAGCTCGGTCCAGCTCTATCGTGCCTAGTGATAAGAAAGACGATATTGGCTGATAGCTGGGTCTAGGTGTTATGGAGCCACAACCAAAAATGGTATTCACAAACTCATTGATTACAGAAAACATACTTGATATAGCTGTGTCATCGGCTACTCTCCCAAACTGAACAAATAACTCAATAATACTGTATGTTGGTATATTGCTCAAATTATCGTAAACGAATTGAACATCGTCGTCATTCGAAATAATCATATGAGAGtatgacagtgatgagtcgCCAAAGATAGGAAACTTGTACACAATTCTTGTTATTGTGTCACCACTGTTCAATTCAATAGTTGCTCAAATTCTAGATACAAGATTGTTAAATGATATTCCCCTTTTCAATTTCAGTCGTTTATTCTTTGCCAATGCACTAGACCAATCATATTCAAAATCGGAGTCCCTAAAATTCATTTTCCCGCCCCAACTTatgatgtaattaattaatatattctgTCATTCTAAAATACCTACATAGTATACAAATTAAAAACTTTTTTTATTACGAGATTTAGAGTTGTGCTCTATCTCATTTATTAAGCGTTCAACGAATTCGGTTGCCCATGCTCTAGCAAAAACGGTCAATTTTGTGTCTATTCGGGGTGAGTGGACATGTTCACCACCATTTCTTATCAATATTCTTTCatctgatttaagttaataaaacttgccatttatttcaaatttttttttattaatcacaaaattgaaacattcaaaataatataaaaaaatgaccaaatattataaaataatataaaacattattaCTAGTGAATTAAGTGTTATATTTTTATAAGTTAAGAAAAAtcacattatatttataatttaatctattgaatataattttaataattgtaTGGgtatagtattattttaatttttgtgaatattttgtgtatattatgtaaatattttatgGATATTATGGGTAGTATTATTTCATAGATATTATggatattattatttcattgaTAATTTTATAGggatagtattattttaattttatagataTTTTGTATATGTTAtgtaaattaatttatggatatTATGGGTAGCATTATTTCCTTAATAATTTTATGGAgatagtattattttaattttatggatagtattattttaatattatagatacaattatattaaaataataaaaatataattttatgaaaattttgtatagtattattttcttgataTAGCTTTATGCTTatgttttctttctttgtaatttttttataaaaaataaaacatttccattaaatcattttcaaaaaaaaatgatttcatagTTGAATTGAagtaaaaattgatttttcttttacATGTCTAGATATATTAGTTTTAACAATAAATCTAATTATGGATATAAAGATAGTTTATATGAATAATCTtatgaataattttatttgtaattgtCTAGCTATATTAATTTCAAGAAATAATAAGTTCAATTatacaaataatatatacaGAATAGTAACAGTATCGAACTATACGAAATAATAACACTATATAAcaatacaaaataataatactATCTAACCATAAGTGAAACATAACCAAATATATATtgactacatatatacataaaatgaagTTACATATCTTTATTTTCACTGAACATCGAAAATTAACAATAGCACAAGTATATGAATTAGATCAATAAcaatattttatacaaaataaaaaaaaacaaattacacATATTTATTGTTTATGAAAACAAAAATCTTCAAAATGGTGGAATGAGAAGTGAGAATGAGTGAAATGAGAAAATGAGTGAAGAGTGAAAATGAGTGAaatgaaaatgtatatataaataaatttaaaattgtatgtatttattaaatttttgaaattgaatGGACAAAATAACATTTTACCTTCCCACACTCCTTGCATAGAAGCATAGTTCGTGTGCAAATCTCTTTTTGGTGAGATTTGCAAAAAAGAGATTTGCACACGAAATTTGTACCACTAAATCAATAATCGGTATCAACGAGACTAGTTATACAATAATCGATCTCATTATGTTGAAAAGACAAATAGTTAATACCGGCTATTTAATAACTTGTGTcttaataaattacaaaattagtgAATTGATCACCGGTTTCACCTGACTATAATGAAAAATTTAAACGCTATAAAATGCACAATTTTTAGTCCGAATATGTAagaaataaatgatataataGCATTATTTAGAGGAAAATTTTTTGGATAACAATTTTACTGAAAGAAGATGAATTTCAATAAATGTTGTAAAACTTGCCCAAACCTTAAGCATAATTGGTGGAATCACTCACGGTTTCCAATATTTACAGAAAGTCAAAGATAAAACGCCACCGTTCCGTTGGAGTTTCGTGGCAGAAAGAGTGAGATGAAGTTGGCAAGTAGAGTGACGTTagaagaaggaaaataaaaagagaaaagaaaaaaaaaatgatatagaAGAAATGTCGACATAGTCGCGCTCATTCTTATATGAAAAGAGGAAAAACCTCCCTCAATTGCCCTCCAACTTCTGAAACAATGTCGACACCATCATCTCATAATCGGAATAATATTCCCTTGCTATTTCTAATTCTAAACTATGTTGCTGTGTTTATGTGCACACCATAAGAACATCCTCCTCCGCCTTCAATTATGATCACGTCTCCCGCTTTTTCCGTGTCAATACGATTGGGATTGGATTTGGCTGTTCAATAATTTCTTTGCTTTTTCTGTATAAATCCCTTTCCCTTCTATCCCATGTTATTCTTTGAGGTTTGTTCTTCCACTCCTGTAGATTTTCTCTACTGCTACTTGTCTTTGAtttctgattttcttcttaTACAATACAATAGGATCTCTTGGCGTTGCTTAGCCTTAATACTTTCACTGCCAAGACTCGAGCTCTTTCAGGTTTTTCTTCTAATTTCATTGTTTTCACtttctttttaatcttaatttcAAGTTTTTCTGatctctttcttcttttgaaGATCTTTTATTTAACGGGATCTCCGAATCAATGACGACAAGCTGTAATTCAGCCGACGACGATTCTTGCCGAGACGACTCGGCGGCACTCATTCTCAAATTCGTGGCCATGGCGTCGATTCTCCTGGCCGGAATAGTTGGCATCGCAATCCCTCTCATCGGAAAGCATCGCCGATTCCTAAGAACGGACGGGAACCTCTTCGTCGCAGCAAAAGCGTTCGCCGCTGGCGTAATTCTGGCCACTGGTTTCGTTCATATGCTATCGGGTGGGTCCGAGGCCCTCTCAAATCCTTGCTTGCCCAAATACCCGTGGGCGAAGTTCCCGTTTTCCGGGTTTTTTGCCATGATGGCGGCATTGTTGACTCTACTTGTGGATTTTGTTGGCACTCAATATTACGAGAGAAAGCAGGGGCTAAACCGCCCAATTGAGGAGCAAGCTCGGGTGAGTTCGGATGACTCGGTTCAGGATACGGGTATAGTTCCGGTTGTGGAGGTTAAAAACCTTGGATCGGTCGAGAAGGTATTCGGAGAGGAAGAAGGCGGCGGGATGCACATTGTTGGAATGCACGCGCACGCTGCGCACCATAGACATAACCATCCTCACGGCCAAGGCGCGTGCGAGGGGCAGGTGAAGGATGTCGGACACGGGCACGCCCACGGCCACAGTCATGGACATGGGCACGGCCACAGTCATGGGCATGGGCATGATGTCGGGGATGAGGAAAGTGGATCAAGACACGTCGTGGTTTCACAGGTGAGCCAAAATTCTTCACTATTTAGTAGGACCAGTGACCTCAGGATGGATCAATTTGCAGATAATGTGGTttgtttgattgaattgatAAGATAAAATGGTCCTTGCTTTGTGCAGATATTGGAGCTTGGGATAGTGTCACATTCAGTGATAATTGGGCTATCACTAGGAGTGTCAGAAAGTCCATGTACAATAAGACCCTTAATAGCAGCATTGTCATTTCACCAATTCTTTGAAGGGTTCGCATTAGGAGGGTGCATTGCACAGGCACAGTTCAAGACCCTCTCAACCGTAGTGATGGCATGTTTTTTTGCAATCACAACACCTGCCGGAATCGGAATTGGGACAGCAATTTCATCATTTTACAACCCACATAGCCAAGGAGCTCTAATTGCTGAAGGCATCTTAGATTCTTTATCGGCTGGAATTCTTGTGTACATGGCATTGGTTGATTTAATTGCTGCTGATTTTCTCAGTAAGAGGATGAGCTGCAATTTTAGACTTCAACTTGTTTCTTATTTTATGCTATTTCTTGGAGCTGGAATGATGTCTTCACTTGCTATTTGGGCTTGAGTTTAACATAACCAAACCTTCATGTAACAAAAGTTATTCAAAAATTCGTTAAGACGATTTTTTTTGGAAAGAAATAGGAACCAATGAATTAGATGTTCTAATCTCTagttttgtcttttctttttgtCTATTGGGGAGATGGTTCAAATTAATGTTGTGCTTTCTTGGATTGGAAAGAGATATGAATGTGATGACATAACCAAAATTGTTCTAAACTATTTGCTGCTGACATAATCATCTTTATGAACCATGTACATTaacaaattgaatttttttttatagttttagaCTATCAATCAAATGTTCACTTTTCAActcaaaaaaaatgaaacccACCGAAATCAAATTATTTTATACTTGTTTGAGATTTTTCTCCCAAAAGACATCCGCCATTTCCTTGAAAAACTCGCAACTCTAGATCTATGAAAACAAAACCAAAATTTTTCTCTCATTCATCTCTACCATTTTTTCTTTCCTCTCGTCCATCTCTACCATTTCTTTTATAAGTCCATCGAATTGAACTAATCCGAAAGCTTGAGCGCAAGGTTTATGCCCACCCTAACCAGGAGCTACTAAATATAGAGAAGAGAAGAATAAGATGAGATCTGACTGAGAAACAAATCATTACATTAAAAAGTGTTGTCAGATTCAGAGAATATAATGAATTTGCCTTTTCGACATAATCTGGGATTAGTTTTCAGCTCATATAATTAGCCCTGAACTTCCCTTAGCATCTTTTGATATGACTGGAAACTTTGGAATCTATAATGGAAAGAAGCCTACTccatatatttaaattaaaactacGACTTCTTTCCATTTTGCTCTTGTTTAATAATAGGAAATCAAGTAAAAAACTGAAACTAAATAGCAGTGAAGTAAAAGCTTAATATATCTGTTGCTGGGTCGGGCAGTTACTGCACCTTTAAACTTTAACTATAGAAGCATGTAAGGGAGAATGTGAGGAAGATGAGAGAATAGAAACCAAAGGGGAAGGTCGAGAAGAGGTTGCAGCTTTGTTGAACGAAGCCATTAGCGATTGCGATAGTGTCAGTTGTGGACCTATGAATTCCCccaaatctaatttctaacatcAGATCTGTTGGATTTCAAGGAAAGactactttgttttttccactaGATAGTGATGAACTTTGATAAAATAAACTCATTCAATGATAaagaaaacaaagtaaaacttacttcgtaaaaaacaaagtaatcataGAAGGCATCTCGatttcaaaatcattaatttctAATTTCATATTCGTTAGTccatttagtattttttttataaacatttcattaagttaaaaatacaaatacaaCGCTAGAATaaagaggaataaaacctcacacCATACACCATATAGGCTACGTcc comes from Euphorbia lathyris chromosome 8, ddEupLath1.1, whole genome shotgun sequence and encodes:
- the LOC136203436 gene encoding zinc transporter 4, chloroplastic, with product MLFFEDLLALLSLNTFTAKTRALSDLLFNGISESMTTSCNSADDDSCRDDSAALILKFVAMASILLAGIVGIAIPLIGKHRRFLRTDGNLFVAAKAFAAGVILATGFVHMLSGGSEALSNPCLPKYPWAKFPFSGFFAMMAALLTLLVDFVGTQYYERKQGLNRPIEEQARVSSDDSVQDTGIVPVVEVKNLGSVEKVFGEEEGGGMHIVGMHAHAAHHRHNHPHGQGACEGQVKDVGHGHAHGHSHGHGHGHSHGHGHDVGDEESGSRHVVVSQILELGIVSHSVIIGLSLGVSESPCTIRPLIAALSFHQFFEGFALGGCIAQAQFKTLSTVVMACFFAITTPAGIGIGTAISSFYNPHSQGALIAEGILDSLSAGILVYMALVDLIAADFLSKRMSCNFRLQLVSYFMLFLGAGMMSSLAIWA